ACCTCATGGAAAGGGAGTGAAACCCGGTAGTTGGACAGACGGAATGGGTATAGGTAATTGAATTCGAGGGTGCGCACCCATGTGCTGAGTGTTTGGACAGTGAGTCTGGCTCGAGCCTAATGAATGTGCCTAAACAATGGGTGGCCGAGTGACTGCCTAATTTATATGGGGAATCGAAATGCAGACGTGTTAATTCTATTCGCTATTATGTAATTATATAGTTACAACAAGCTTCGATTACCAACCAATTGCGCAACAATTGGTGCGTTGGAATATtttatacgagtatatgtataGGGATTGCACCCAAACCGCGTGGAACAAATTCGACTTTAAACTTTCTTTGAGGCCTCTCAGgaatacatttataatttttacacCAACTGACCCCGGCACACATCAAttcaaacttttgttttgagatccatcaaaaacaaactcaatatttatttgaaatttatcaCATCGTTTTACCCTTCAACCCTGTGCATGCTTAAATTATTATGGTACATTAATCATTTATAGTAGTGCCCATAAATTTTTGACTAATAACCAAATAAAGGCACCAAATAAGAGAACTATTACGGTTTTGAGAAGCCTATCCAATACATAAAACCTGTAAAAACCAAAGTGGCTTATAATATTTACTATCTTTGGAGTAGTTAATTAGActtacttttttaaaattttcctACCCCGAGCAATGGATTCCGGCGTCCGGGGGTCCTTAAACAAATATAGTCGTAATCCGTCCATGAGACACGTGAAAAACTCTTTCCAGTTCAATGTCGACATATCAAAGTTAAATATCTCCTTGTCCTCCCTGGACATGGACTGCCACATTTCGTCAGTATTCTTCATGTCCATGGTAAAGGTTTTTCTGGAGAAGGGAAACAAACTCAGCATTCCCTCATGGACCTTGTGATAGTTCTTTATCATCATCGGCTTTTGACCTTTTACACGCAGGACAATATCCAGGATAAGTCCGGGCAGCATGTGATAAAAGTAGACGCCGATACTATACAGATAGGGGCATGTCGTGCAATGGCTAAATGGGTGCCagatcattttttcatttggtaCGTCCAGACCATTTAGGTAACATTCGTTGACCAGTTCTCCATAAGTGACTAAATTCGATTCGCTGGGTGCAAAAGCGTAAATGGGCGGCGGACTATTTTTATTCTGCTTAGAGACCTTGGCTATCTGGACAGCTGAGGCGATGGCCACGTTGACGCAGTAGTCGGCCGGAACTACGGGAGCTTTACTCTCAAGATTAACCAGCATGAAGTGAACAAACCCGTAGGCAGTGGCAAATATCATGGCAATCAGCCCTTGCAGGCCATCAATCCAGCCTCGCACGGGTTCCTTGAAGGTGGATAAAACTGCAATTTCAGATGGTTTGACTTAGACATTGCCTCTATATAATTTGAATTAATCTTATATCATATTAATATACTTATACGTAGTCGGTACTTATAACTGCACTGAAACATCTACTTACTGATCGCTGGTCGAAAAATGCCGACTGGCAAGCCCTTCGCCTCCTCCTGGATCACCTGCTCTCCCAGAGCCTTGGTGTAGGTGTATGTGTTCGGGAATTTTCCAATTAGGGCAGGTGCCATCTTTTCGAACGTTTCGGGGCTGAGCGAATCGCGTATGTCGAGTACCTTGTCAACGGGACAGGTTAGGTGTTCCGGATAGAAGCGCTCTTGGATTTGATGCACCACACAATTGGAGAATGCTGTCGAGACGTGGACAAAAGACTCGAGCAGCCGCATTTCCCTTGCCAGCTGGGTAATGAGTCGCACTGCCCTGGTGTTGATGATCAGTGCCTGGTCGAGTGGCTCCTCGAATCGCACCGAAGCGGCTCCATGTATGAGCACCTGCACCTCCGCGGCCAGTATCCTGCGATCCGCCTCGCTGATGCCCAAATCCGGGGCACAGCAGTCACCCGAAATTGGAGTCACCTTTTGCAGGGACAGCGGCTTTTTCTTAAGAAGCACTTCAAACACCTGCACGAAGAATGTTTTCCAAGGAACCACGATAATTGTCAATGACAAatcacttttcttttaatttctatttcgCGAATTCACCTGATCCTTTTTCCAAGACTCAACTCGTGCTTCCATTGTGTCACCCCGCTTGGTTCTAACCAGGAAATATATACGCTTCACATCCGTCGCCCGCAACAGCTTTTCTATGACCACTGAAACACAGAAGAATCATATTTATCAGgtgttgaatttgaattgaTCGCGCACCTTTGCCCAGTAATCCTGTGCCTCCGGTTATAAAAACCGTTTTGTCcttataaaaacttaaaatttcaCTCGTCATTCTGTGCTGCGGAAATAATATTCACTTGGCGCGTTCACTTTATCAAATGAGCATTTcttctttatttatatttatttataccaCTTTATACCAACCCCCATTATAAGGAAATGCAACGATATGCAATAGCTTTCAGTTTGTGAATAAATTGGAAAGCGTAAGTGCAGAGAACCTCGATAATTGCAACCAAGAAAGAGTAACAGAATATTGCTTAATTGGACacacaattaaaattatttgtagtaatgtattgaatatattgataaaaattaagtttttgttataacaatttaataataacatCTCTTTATTAGgttgttttcgttttaaaattaaattgtaatataCACAGAAAGGGGTAAAGATAAAAACAGATATAGGTTAGGATAGCTATCTAAATCAGTATTTCATTACAGCAATAACGTTATATTAAGAACTATTGTCTACTGTACaccaaaataatattattcatCATTCCAGACATGTCACTTTCTTTGTTCATTTACGTAGTGCTCAGCATTTGCATTCTATTAAACCAAATGAAAGGTACGAAAGTAGCGGAAATGCAGACAGTTTTAGATACATTTGGAAAACACCTATTTTGTATagaaatgtaaatgcaaaatCAATCTTTTTAGAATAAACATTTACCATTATACATTTACGTTATTTTCGGATTACATTAAAATGTTCTTAAATGACACTATAAAGGATAAACAAAcctttcatttttattttgtaaagcagaaaaaaacaataaattgtttaaatttaataatgtcaaattttttaatacataACATTTAACAACAAAGTTATTATAGTTTAATGGTTTATAAGATTAGTTCCTTTGAACGAGCTTAATCCAAAAGCCTGTTTTGGGTGTCAACTGAAAACCGGAACTACTGAGCTCTAGTGGAATGCAGGACTTCTTGGCTGGGTCAAAGCGGTAATCCTTTAGCAGATAGTAGATTACAGCCTTCGCCTCGAGAAGAGCGAATCGGGAGCCTAATATAGATGATTTTTAGTACCGGcgaaatacaattttaagtCAATAAACTTACCAATGCAGTTTCGTTGACCCAGGCCAAAGGGGAAATATGTGAATGGCTGAATAGACTCCTTGTTTTCATCGCTAAAACGTTCCGGATCGAACTTCAAGGGGTTCTCAAAGTACTTGGGGTCACGATGGAAGCCACATGTGGGCAGCCAGATGACATCGCCCTTCTTAACCTCGACTTTCTGGCCATCCACATCAAAGGTTATGTCCTTGTTGCATTCTCGATCGACGGCAATTGCCGCCGGCCACTTTCGCAGCACTTCGTTAACAACCTGATCCAGATACTTCATGCCCATGATGGCCTCGTAGGTCAGTTCTTTGCCCTCCAACTCCTGGTCCACCTGTTGTACCTCCTCGTATAGCTTCTGCTGCACATCCTGGTTCTCCATTAGCTCGTGAGCGGTGAAGCACATCAGCACCGCCGAAGTTTCGAATCCAGCAAAGAAGAACACAAAACACTGGGCCACAATGTCGCGATCGCTCCACTCGCGAACAGCAGAGGCCTTGCTCTTCTCCGTCTGGATTATGCCACGAGCCTCCATCAGCATGTTTATCATGTCGGGTCGAATAATATTGTGCTCCTGTCGGTACTTCATGGCATCGAGCACCAGACGCACGAAATACTGAGTGCTTTTCTTATCGAAAAGCTCGACCTTAAGGATCTACATGGAAAAGAAACAATTCGTTTTAATCAATATGTTCTTCTgatgtgtgtgagtgctgtGCCAACCTTATTAAGACTCTTCAAAGCGAAGAACAACATGAACTTCATGTTCTGCAAGAATGTAAACGTGGTCAGCTTTTTGCCCATCTGATAGAATGTATTTTCCCGATCCTTGAACGAGTTCACTTGCAGTCCGAAAGCTGTCGAGGCGATCACATCATTAGTGAATCGGGTGCAGTAGTCCTTCATGTCCAGTTCATTATCCTGAACGGTTGAATCATCCTGCTTAAGACAGTCCACGGCCTCTTTGGCCACCTGATTCATCAGCTGGAACATCTGACGCATTTTACTGCCGGTGAAAGCCGGGCTCAGAGTGCTTCGCATATCCTTCCACCGAGCATCTCGCATGGAGAACAAGGAGCTGCCGAAAAGGTTACTCATATCATGTGGATCATCATCACTGCTGGTGGCAAACACATTGCGATGATTGATAAAATGGTCGAAGTCCTTTATGGTTATCTGCTTAATAAGATCCGGGTCGCGCACCATAAAAAGGGGTTGGCGCTGCTCGAAGATACCAAAAAAtctagaaaaataataataatgttaatAATCGATAAGCTTTCCGTAAGTCACATACTGATAAAACCAATCACAAAATTTATATTCGTGCGCTCAAGATTAGAAAATGATAACATGAACAAGTGTTTTTTGGATCGCTAGCGTTGTTCATTACCTATCCGacgaatttttaattaacccatctctatttcttttttgaaaagactgtaattgcttgcactgatatgaaataaattaataattagaTATTAACGTGTATTGTGAAATTTGAAATAACGACATGTGTATAAAAGGAACAGTCATAAAAAGGGTTGCCCCaatatgaaattaataaattatttctatAATGTTATCGTCATTGCACTTTGCAGGAGCTTTATCAACTATTGTTCCTATCTAAATATGGACACAGTGCCGTCCGCAACAAACAACATTTAAAGCTGTCGTATAATCGATAAGATTATAACGAACTTAATTGATAGaacaaacaaagaatttcGCAAATTATCTTGCCAGTTACACACTTCTTTAGATAAACAACTTTacacaatttaattgaatatttcgGAATTCTATATTCAAAACGTAGTCAAACGCAGCCGCACCCACCAAATGTGTGTATAGATAGATCACTGATTGCCTGACCTTGACAGTCTATATAAGCTTGTACGCAATGCTGGAGACCAATAGATACACACATGTAAACGAGTTtcaagtgcaagtgcaagtaCTAGTTAGGTAATTAACTTATTAGATTCGaatcaataaatttaactCACTTGTTACTTCCGCCTTTGGTGTAGAGATCACAGACTATGTCGAACATGGCTCTCTTCTTCAGGAACATACCGGCCATGTTGCCAAAGTAGAGAACAGGCTTTTCAAAGGGGATGCCCCGGTCCTTGAAGAAATCATTGTTGGCGGACGCCCAGCGGTAGAACAAGGCGACAGCGATCGCAAATAGTGCTAAGAATTCCCACAACATGATGGATGAGCGCCTTGTTTGGCAATCCAAGCGTCCAGAATATAACTAACTACGCCACAAACAATTGGGAGCGTTTTGTTGTCCCCACGTAGAGCTTTCTATTAAAGCTTCGTGCTCTGCTTCTGGCATTTGATAAAATACTTGTCTATAATGAACACATATGTTCGGTTTAATCAAGCATGTATTTCTGAGTGAAAATGATTTAGAATTCGACTCATCATTTCATCATCACGGCGTATGTGGGATAAGGCTGTCGACTCTGAGTATCGAGAGAGGTTTGGAGCCACCTTACATTCAAGTGCCGGCAGCTACGACGATAGAGCgttctaaaaaaaaagaagctagtgaattatttttcttttaagaaTCAGTGCTTATCTACGCATTACCTTAGCTTCTCCAGGTCCGATGTCTCGTGTGTATTATAAAAAACCAGATTAGCTTTTCGCGGATCCGTTGTACAGCTTCCTCCATGCTCCGTAAACTGCTGCATCAGTTTGCTGGAATCTTTTTCCATGGCAAAGTGAGCCACCAATCCTTCAAATAGCTTGCCTTTTGAGCTAGTTGGTTCAATAGCGTTTTCGTTCTCCTTTGGTTCCTTTTTTACTACTGATTTCAGCTCTTTGCTGGGCTTGAAAAAATCCTTTAATCCCTTTTGCGAAGGCGACAAGCTTCTCGTCGCTTTTGCCTCCTTGTGTTTGCTGCGCGCAGGAGCCTCGTCTTCATCATCTGAACCAGTTTTGCACCTTTTTAGTTTCTTACTACTACTTGATCGATTGCCATTTagatttttctctttttgggGAGTTGATTTGATATCAATTGGTTTCTCATCCTTACTACAATTGGCCAGCAGCAAATCAACATTTACATTCTTTTTTGAGGCTTCAAAAAGATCTTCTAAGTGGGCCAGATCAGTGGCCTCTTTTGTCGATTTATCACTACGACGACGAGTAATCCTGGGAAATCTTATCGAGATTCCAGACGCGGTATGCGCATCAGACTTTGTGAACTCGGCGCCAGTAATCTCCCATACTGGCATTTCAAGCGGATCCTTGGCCAGTACATCTGGCACCAGGGACTTACTGCACAATAGCCAACTGGGCATTGCGTTGGCATCAGCACGTTCGGTTAGCTTGATCAGTGAATCATGTACCTCTGCGTTGGTAGCATCATCCAATCCAGAGTGTACTTTGGTCACTGTCTTCCACAGACGTCCAAACGCATCGTAGCATCCCATGAGGAAAATGCTAAGCGTGCCACCTTTCTTCCCTGATCCATACCAAGCTCCCAGAACTACCAAGTCGGCTGTGTCAGCCATCTTTCCATCGAAAAGGTAATCCTTCTTAACCTTAAGCCAGTTTCTTTTGCCTGGCTGATATGTGCTAGATGGACTTTTCAGGACCACTCCCTCCAGATTGGCATGTAACACCCTGGCCGTCATCACGGCCAGTTCCCTCGTGGTCTTTAGGAACTCCGACTCCGACAGCTGCACGTGGGATTTAATGGGTTCAATATTCTGCTCAAGGATCTCACGACGTTTTCGGAATGGCCTGGAAGGTCATGGAAATATATTAGAAACTATATCCTTTTTAAAGATTATCTTAAGAATGATATTATTCCCAACCTCACTTACAACTGGGTCAAATCCTCGCCATCGTACAGTATGCAATCAAACACAAATAAGCATACTGCTGCATTGGCGAAAGTCTGCTTTTTATGGGCACCCAACGATCCAAAGGGCAGCAGTGCTCCCGTGTCAGTGTCGACTAGAATGATCTCAGAGTCCAATATCATTTCACCGCCGCCAGGAAAGGCTTGCGGTATATACTCCTTAAGAGCCCGTATCTTGTGATCCACCACAGGCTTCAGATTGCGGCTAAAGAACTTGAAATCGTTGCCCTGCTTGTGGATTTGAACCCGCTCTCCATCGTATTTGATCTCGCTATACAGTCCAGCAGGACTCTTCTTGAAGGCCTCCTCCACCGACTTGCAGGGACTGGCCAACATGGGCGATATGGGCGTCATTACCTGAATCGCACTCGAGTTCGTTTTTTTAGCTTTCTTAGCCGGGCTAGGGGCatcctttttattttccttgcCGGCAAACTGTCTCACAATCGCCACCAAATCGCGGGAGGACTGATATGCGGGGTAGGCTTCAGGACCAAAGGCATCCAGGATGTGCCGGGCCCGCGCATTGATTCTTAAGTCGTGCTTCACCAAGCGAATAAAGGTGCGCAGATCCAAGTCTGTTGCCTTCGAGCACAACTCGTGCAGCAGTTTGGTCTGCTCATCCTCTTTGGTACGCTCCACCAGTTTTAGGAGCATCTCCTCCACCTCCTGCAGATAGAGCTTGCTTTGCACTTGTGGCTTGAGTTTCCTAGAAGCGGCAAAGTGCTTGCGCAGCGTTTCCGAAACGTCTCCATCTGGGGGAAACCATAGGTTAAGTTAGACTCTACAATTTACAGCGATGATGAAATTCTATTCGGCACTTGCCCTGCTCTAGATCCAGATGCATTTGCTGCTggtttgcatttaaaatgcgCGAAAAGAGTTTGATCAGCGCCTTGTTCTGCAGATTGTAGACCCGCTGGTTGGCCTCCGGGATGAGGAACTGCACCCAGAGCAGGGTGTCGCCCTTGAAGCCCTTGCCACTGCTTCCCTTTTCGAAAAATCGCTGCAGTTTCTCCGCCTTCTTCAGGTAACTTGACTCGCCGGCTATTTCATCGCAGATGCGACGGAAGGTGTCCAACTTGTTGTCCTCATGGTGCATTCCTTTGCTAGCCATCTTATTACACACAAAGCGAGTTAGAAACCTGGCCTGCCACGTTAGTCTGTGCAAAATCATACGCACACTAACTGCAAATTCTAAATGGATTTGTCTTTTTTACAGAGCAATGCAAACAGAAGTTCGACTCACGAGTAAATAAATCGGGAATTTTTGACTCCAATCAGCTGTTGCTGGCGAAACACGCGCTCGGCGGCGTTGTAATTGGCGGCTCGAGAGTCCTACAATGCCGTTACGAATTTGAAGCCCAGGCGCCAGAACGGGTGCAGATTCGATTCCATGACTTCAACGTGCCCACGGAGCACGAGAACTCCACGAAATGCCAGCCGGGCGATGCGCTCCACGTGGTCACCGAGATGCGCGGACGGTACGAGACGCAGGAACTCCTGTGCGGTGCCTTCTTGCCCAAGCCACTGATGTCCAGTGGAGCGCAACTGCACCTTCAGTTTGTCGGAAAATATCCTCCCACTATGACAAACAAAGTTCAATACTACGGATTTCGCGCAGAGTACCGCTTTTTAACCAGTAAGTGTCTTAGTCACTTATAGACTGATTCCACtcgcaaatatttatattttatatattattcagctaataacaatatttaataagccGTTTATTTTTTACTCAAGATTTTGGAATCATGTCCGGAGTTCAACAGGAAGGATGCTCCTTTGTTTACAATAGCAGTGAGCGAATAAGTGGTTTATTTCACTCTCCAAATTTTCCTGGATTTTACCTGGAAAATGTAGTGtgcaattattatttctaCGGAGCAAGTGACGAAAGAGTTGTGCTCCACTTCACATATTTCGATGTTGAAGGCATTGGAACGTAAGATATTAATTTGAACTATCTCTTAAAAATGTTGAATCTCCTTTTCTGTCCAGTTGTGACCACCAAACCGCCAGCGATTACATCGAGTTTTCCAATTTCATGAGCACCGATCGAAAGTTCAGCAGATACTGTGGAAAGCTTCCCGACTTTGAAATGCGTTCGGATGGACGCTTCTTTCGCGTCACCTTGCATTCAAATGATCGCTTTGTGGCCATCGGATTTCGCGCCCTGTACACCTTTGAAACCATTGCCGTGAATAATTCCGTCGCCGATCTGCGAGATAATGCCTCCATGCAGAGCTTCGTCTCAACAGCTTCCATTCAGCCGGTCGTACATTTAAGCAAGTTAATGATGTGTATCTTATGCACCTGTAAGGCATACCAAtactatatttaaaatat
This genomic stretch from Drosophila yakuba strain Tai18E2 chromosome 3R, Prin_Dyak_Tai18E2_2.1, whole genome shotgun sequence harbors:
- the LOC6536809 gene encoding fatty acyl-CoA reductase wat; translated protein: MTSEILSFYKDKTVFITGGTGLLGKVVIEKLLRATDVKRIYFLVRTKRGDTMEARVESWKKDQVFEVLLKKKPLSLQKVTPISGDCCAPDLGISEADRRILAAEVQVLIHGAASVRFEEPLDQALIINTRAVRLITQLAREMRLLESFVHVSTAFSNCVVHQIQERFYPEHLTCPVDKVLDIRDSLSPETFEKMAPALIGKFPNTYTYTKALGEQVIQEEAKGLPVGIFRPAIILSTFKEPVRGWIDGLQGLIAMIFATAYGFVHFMLVNLESKAPVVPADYCVNVAIASAVQIAKVSKQNKNSPPPIYAFAPSESNLVTYGELVNECYLNGLDVPNEKMIWHPFSHCTTCPYLYSIGVYFYHMLPGLILDIVLRVKGQKPMMIKNYHKVHEGMLSLFPFSRKTFTMDMKNTDEMWQSMSREDKEIFNFDMSTLNWKEFFTCLMDGLRLYLFKDPRTPESIARGRKILKKFYVLDRLLKTVIVLLFGAFIWLLVKNLWALL
- the LOC6536811 gene encoding DNA ligase 3; its protein translation is MILHRLTWQARFLTRFVCNKMASKGMHHEDNKLDTFRRICDEIAGESSYLKKAEKLQRFFEKGSSGKGFKGDTLLWVQFLIPEANQRVYNLQNKALIKLFSRILNANQQQMHLDLEQDGDVSETLRKHFAASRKLKPQVQSKLYLQEVEEMLLKLVERTKEDEQTKLLHELCSKATDLDLRTFIRLVKHDLRINARARHILDAFGPEAYPAYQSSRDLVAIVRQFAGKENKKDAPSPAKKAKKTNSSAIQVMTPISPMLASPCKSVEEAFKKSPAGLYSEIKYDGERVQIHKQGNDFKFFSRNLKPVVDHKIRALKEYIPQAFPGGGEMILDSEIILVDTDTGALLPFGSLGAHKKQTFANAAVCLFVFDCILYDGEDLTQLPFRKRREILEQNIEPIKSHVQLSESEFLKTTRELAVMTARVLHANLEGVVLKSPSSTYQPGKRNWLKVKKDYLFDGKMADTADLVVLGAWYGSGKKGGTLSIFLMGCYDAFGRLWKTVTKVHSGLDDATNAEVHDSLIKLTERADANAMPSWLLCSKSLVPDVLAKDPLEMPVWEITGAEFTKSDAHTASGISIRFPRITRRRSDKSTKEATDLAHLEDLFEASKKNVNVDLLLANCSKDEKPIDIKSTPQKEKNLNGNRSSSSKKLKRCKTGSDDEDEAPARSKHKEAKATRSLSPSQKGLKDFFKPSKELKSVVKKEPKENENAIEPTSSKGKLFEGLVAHFAMEKDSSKLMQQFTEHGGSCTTDPRKANLVFYNTHETSDLEKLRTLYRRSCRHLNVRWLQTSLDTQSRQPYPTYAVMMK
- the LOC6536810 gene encoding probable cytochrome P450 9f2, yielding MLWEFLALFAIAVALFYRWASANNDFFKDRGIPFEKPVLYFGNMAGMFLKKRAMFDIVCDLYTKGGSNKFFGIFEQRQPLFMVRDPDLIKQITIKDFDHFINHRNVFATSSDDDPHDMSNLFGSSLFSMRDARWKDMRSTLSPAFTGSKMRQMFQLMNQVAKEAVDCLKQDDSTVQDNELDMKDYCTRFTNDVIASTAFGLQVNSFKDRENTFYQMGKKLTTFTFLQNMKFMLFFALKSLNKILKVELFDKKSTQYFVRLVLDAMKYRQEHNIIRPDMINMLMEARGIIQTEKSKASAVREWSDRDIVAQCFVFFFAGFETSAVLMCFTAHELMENQDVQQKLYEEVQQVDQELEGKELTYEAIMGMKYLDQVVNEVLRKWPAAIAVDRECNKDITFDVDGQKVEVKKGDVIWLPTCGFHRDPKYFENPLKFDPERFSDENKESIQPFTYFPFGLGQRNCIGSRFALLEAKAVIYYLLKDYRFDPAKKSCIPLELSSSGFQLTPKTGFWIKLVQRN